A window of the Arachis duranensis cultivar V14167 chromosome 5, aradu.V14167.gnm2.J7QH, whole genome shotgun sequence genome harbors these coding sequences:
- the LOC107489510 gene encoding uncharacterized protein LOC107489510 — MPAFIKYMKELLPRKSSLKGGQTIVLNKECSALIQPELPAKRRDPGSFHIPCAIGETMFDKALCDLGASINLLPLSLVKRLQINEIMPTDVVIRLADKTQKQAIGVVENVLLKVGKYFLPTDFVILDMEESHTHPIILGRPFLATAKALIDVEKGELILRIHDERLSFNVLKLSQEVDQEHKEPSKDHDEMLKEEASTEAHPTYLETPLVDKQGKQQLPQLKEKLEEPKPLEACEENITNPLEKEVIKNKTISKDTRKKVPRK; from the coding sequence ATGCCTGCATTCATCAAGTACATGAAGGAACTTCTTCCCAGGAAAAGCTCACTCAAAGGAGGCCAAACTATAGTGTTAaataaggaatgtagtgcccttATTCAACCTGAATTACCTGCAAAAAGAagagacccagggagttttcacatccccTGTGCCATAGGGGAAACAATGTTCGATAAAGCACTCTGTGATTTAggggcaagcatcaacttactgCCCCTATCCCTGGTGAAAAGGctgcagatcaatgagataaTGCCCACAGATGTGGTCATCAGACTAGCTGATaagactcaaaagcaagcaataggagtggtggaaAATGTGTTACTAAAGGTTGGgaaatactttctcccaacagactttgttATCTTGGACATGGAAGAAAGTCACACtcacccaatcatattgggaagacccttcctagctacGGCCaaagcactcatagatgtggagaaaGGAGAGCTAATATTGAGGATCCATGATGAACGGCTCAGCTTTAATGTCCTCAAACTCTCACAAGAAGTAGATCAAGAGCACAAGGAACCAAGTAAAGACCATGATGAGATGCTAAAGGAGGAAGCAAGCACAGAAGCACACCCAACCTATCTGGAAACTCCTTTGGTTGATAAACAAGGGAAGCAGCAACTACCACAGCTCAAGGAGAAGTTAGAAGAACCTAAACCTCTAGAGGCATGTGAAGAAAACATCACAAATCCCTTAGAAAAAGAAGTCATCAAGAACAAGACAATATCAAAGGACACAAggaagaaggtaccaaggaAGTGA